The Podarcis muralis chromosome 14, rPodMur119.hap1.1, whole genome shotgun sequence nucleotide sequence taaaagaccCTTAAGATGTCAGAGTGCTAGAAAAGCCAGGAAATGAGACTGCAAATCTTTTTACAGCCTTTCTTTGATTTACAGAAGTTTTAGAGTAAGAGACACACACTGACACGATGGGTAGTCAGTTTTGAAGCAACATTTTTGGTGGAACCGCAAGAGATGGTGgtggttaattattattattagttgaatttatataccgccctatactcagaggtctcagagcggttcacagaaaagatcaatgtaaaaaattaataatacagtggtgccttgcaagacgaaattaattcgttccgcaatttttttcgtcttgcgaagcacagtgtcggaaaagttttggaaaagcttcaaaaatcaccaaagtcttcaaaaacctcaaaaaaaggctaccacaccgcgcgctatgagttgctccttgaagtcaagtcgcaactgtattaacggtgttaagaaaaaggaaacaaacttgcaagacgtttccgtcttgcgaagcaagcccatagggaaaatcgtcttgcgaagcagctcaaaaaacaaaaaaccctttcgtcttgcgagttttccgtcttgcgaggcattcgtcttgcgaggtaccactgtaattcaatcAATCTGTATACCCATAGATCTCCGAGCGGCTCACAACTTAACAGGATGAGGTTGTTCATCCAGTCCTACTAAGTTGAATGGCAAACTGTCCCCAAGGAGAAAGTTCAGAGACAGACAAGGTCTCTAGCAAGAGGAGTAACAAACACTTGCCTTTCACGTGGTTTGGATTTCCAGGGGTCACACTGCTACTTATTTGCATGAaccaggtttggggggggggggatgcacaaaAAGGCAAAAGAAATGGGACACAGAAAGAATTGTTGTAATGACCCAGGGGGCTTATTTAAAACAACATTCTTACCACTTCCAGCTTGCTTTTGGGCACTCTGCAGATGCAGTTGGTTCCAAAGTTGGTATCTCGGGTCTGGATGCAGCGCAAACAGCAGAGGTTTTCGTAACCTTGTTTCTTCCACTTTGCAATTAAGTTTTTGTCTGCATAGCCTTCTTTAATGCAATACTCATACAGCTCTGTGCAGGAGAGAGGATGGGATAATTAGAATGCTCAGTAGTGGCAAACAAAAATGACTACCCCTTTGGCAGAATTTGCTCACACCTACATTCTAaaaggggcacgggtggcgctgtgggttaaatcacagagcctaggacttgccgatcagaaggtcggtggttcaaatccccgcgacggggtgagctcccattgctctgtccctgctcctgccaacctagcacttcgaaagcatgtcaaagtgcaagtagataaataggtaccgctctggcgggaaggtaaacggcgtttctgtgtgctgctctggttcgccagaagtggcttagtcatgctggccacatgacccggaagctgtctgcggacaaacgccggctccctcgacctatagagcaagatgagcgcgcaaccccagagtcggtcacgagtggacctaatggtcaggggtccctttacctttaccttacattctaAAAAGGTTAGtatttctttttccatttgaCAGACCGGCTCAAGCAGATTTCCCAGCCATACTGAACAAAACATACATTTCCCCCTAAAAGATCAAAGACAGCTGTGTTACCTCTACTGATGGCTTTTCTCTTATAGAAGAGATCAAAAATGTAACGTGTTTTCTGGTGGTGAATTCTGAAGATAGGCCAGAGAGATTCtactttcctcttcccttcatGCGGTTCAGTCTCAGCTGAAGAAAAGTGGGGAAAAGGGCAGAAAACATGTTAATTTTGCCAGCTAATTCAAATGTTCATTACGTCTCCATTATTTCATGTTGCTAAAAACACGGAAGAAATCCTATAATATTCTGATAAATAGGATGTGAGAATTCATTGGAGAATATATGCTATAGTTTTC carries:
- the BUD31 gene encoding protein BUD31 homolog, with amino-acid sequence MPKVKRSRKPPPDGWELIEPTLDELDQKMREAETEPHEGKRKVESLWPIFRIHHQKTRYIFDLFYKRKAISRELYEYCIKEGYADKNLIAKWKKQGYENLCCLRCIQTRDTNFGTNCICRVPKSKLEVGRIIECTHCGCRGCSG